The Aeoliella mucimassa genome includes the window TCGTTTGAATACGGGCTCGATGGATCGGGATGAGTCGTTTGTTCTTGGTTGTCAGGTAGGGATGATTGTTGCGATCGGCAAATGCCTTTTTGGGATCGCCACCAAGGCGCTCAAGCTTGTCTAGCACCGCTTGCCGAACTGCAGGGTCGACTATGGCCTCAATTTCGCCAAGCGACATGGCTTCGAGCGGTTTCCGAACATGATGGACTGTTTTGGTCGTGTCGGGTTTCTTGATATCAACCACTTCATAGGTCTTACTGTAGATCGTGTCCTTGTGAAGGCCTCCATTGAGTTTTCGATTTACACGGGATGACACGACTATATTGTCCACGGCATCGGCTAGGTTTTTCCAATCAAAGCCCTCCCAGGGGAGATCGATATTTTCTAACAGATCACGGGCATAGTAGGACTCGGCACGTGAAGCTGCCCGATTTGCTGCATGTACGGTGGCTGTGGTCGTAACCGCTACCACAAATGCATCAATAGCGTGGTGGCGATGGTCGGCTCGGTCTTTCTGGTCGCCATCTTCGGGATCTCCATAACCAATGCGATTCAATTGCCATGCCCGGCGGAGAATTGCAGTTAATCGCCCGGGTGAGGCTTGCACGCGTAGCTTGCCATCGCCATCAACACGGCCACCATACAAAGTAGCTAAGTAATCGGTCGCCGCACGAGATAGATAGCGGGTATCACTAAGTTGCCTTTCGGCAAACTCATCCATTTCGGGCAGTTTATCAGCTAAGAACTTTGCCAACTTTGCATTGGCAGCACTGCCTTTGAAATGCTTCACCCTGGCAATGATATCTTCCCACTGCTCTGTTGAGTGGTAGGCCTGATACGGTGTCTGATTCCGCTTAACATGACGGTTTTCCTCATGATAGCAAAGCGTCTTATTCATGTATGAATTGTCGAGGCTTTTACTGTAAGGAATGATGTGTTCAATATCGAATTGGGGCGAATCTCCGACTAGTGTCTCCATTTCGATTCCGCGGCCCGTAAAAGGGCACACCCACCCGCACTCTTCGGCCAAACGGATTTTGAGAATATTGTGTGGCTTATTAAGCTGTTCGCCAGCCGCCTTTCCCATTCGATCGAGTAGGCGTTTACGGGCATCGTCCCGAGATTTAGTATTGCGGTCGCGTTGATCGGTGAATTGCTGACGATCTTTACGCGACCGCTTCAGATCGCGAGCCAGCTCAATGCGGATAAAACGCGGTTTTCCATACTGAGCCACTAAGGCATTGACGACCTTACGAAGCTCCGCCATGGCCCGAGCTAGCGTAGGATTGCGAACAGTGGGAGCTACTTGAGAAAAGGGCGGAAGCCGTTCCTCGGGGGGCCGGGCCTCGAAGGATTCGGGGTAGATCTGACGGCGAGCCGTTGAGTAGGCCTGGCCTTGCTCCATCAAGGGGCGTAACTTATTGATAGCCCGGCGAGATATGTTTCCATAACCAGCTTCTAGCGTAAGATTTGCCACTGCTACGGCCTGTTGCTCTCCAAACTGCCAATGCTGTTGCAGATGGTGCAGCAACGGTTGTTCGTCCTCGAATGTTAACACGCTATCTACTAAACGCGTGCGAGTGGGTTCATCCATATCGTCCCAGGGCTGCCCGAGTGCTTCGGAAAACTTAGCGGCGGTACGATTCCCAATTAACTTTTTTTCTCCGTCTCCTTCAAAATTGAATGTGTATTTAACTGGTTGTTTCTTGGTTGTGCGCAGGCCGAGGGTTTTCTTAACTTCGTTCCAACTCAAGTCGCCTTCGACAGTGAGGCGGATTAGTAGTTGCTCCCGTTCGTCGTGGGTTAGTGGGCGTGGCAAGTCGAGCTCGGATTCTACCCGGAGATCATTAACCCTTTGGAGTACGCGAAACTGTTGATACGGCAAACTCGCGATTGCAGCTCGCCGACGTCTAGGCTCCAGATCACATTTGCCAATTAAGTGTCGCTGCGACTTAAGGGGCCGCTGGTGGAAAATAGCCTCGGAAAGCTCTTCCTTTAGCTTTTGGGTAAGAACATGGGGGTGGTGCTTAATCTGAGTCCGCCAGATAGCCTCAAATTCATCCTGGTACATCTGTCGCGAAGTCCATCGTTGGCGAATACGCTGCTCGTCGGCATCAAGTCCGGCGAAGTGTTCGCCCAGGGTTCGCGCCCCGGAGGTTTCCATATCTTTGCTTAGTTGTGAAATCCCTTGCTTTACCTTGCCGGTTTCCTCGTCGCCCCTTCCAGCTTTGAGGTTCGAAAGAAAGCCGCGACGTTGTGCCAAGTGGTAAAAGGCTCGCCCCAAAGCATAGAGCGGTAATGGGCCATCTAGTGCTCTTGCGCGCAACGTATAAGGAACGACGTGTGCAGTACGACGATCCGAAATGAGTTTCAAATCGTCCACTAATTGGCTATCAAGGGATAAAAGCAGTTTGTGGCGAGAGTCATGGTCGGTTGATTCAGCAACAGGCAACAATCCGCCCCCTTGAAGGACACCAAAGACCTTACTCAGCCTCCATTGTCGACGCCAAGTATTTCGCCGAGGCCCACGTGCTAACCGGCGGGCCTGCGATTTTGATTCCTCACGCCCCCGTGAAATGTCGCCCTCGACTCCGGCCTCAAAC containing:
- the cas9 gene encoding type II CRISPR RNA-guided endonuclease Cas9 (Cas9, originally named Csn1, is the large, multifunctional signature protein of type II CRISPR/Cas systems. It is well known even to general audiences because its RNA-guided endonuclease activity has made it a popular tool for custom editing of eukaryotic genomes.); its protein translation is MSAKIECEQLLHYGLGIDAGCGSVGWAMVLLDKDDNPVGLHSLGVRRFEAGVEGDISRGREESKSQARRLARGPRRNTWRRQWRLSKVFGVLQGGGLLPVAESTDHDSRHKLLLSLDSQLVDDLKLISDRRTAHVVPYTLRARALDGPLPLYALGRAFYHLAQRRGFLSNLKAGRGDEETGKVKQGISQLSKDMETSGARTLGEHFAGLDADEQRIRQRWTSRQMYQDEFEAIWRTQIKHHPHVLTQKLKEELSEAIFHQRPLKSQRHLIGKCDLEPRRRRAAIASLPYQQFRVLQRVNDLRVESELDLPRPLTHDEREQLLIRLTVEGDLSWNEVKKTLGLRTTKKQPVKYTFNFEGDGEKKLIGNRTAAKFSEALGQPWDDMDEPTRTRLVDSVLTFEDEQPLLHHLQQHWQFGEQQAVAVANLTLEAGYGNISRRAINKLRPLMEQGQAYSTARRQIYPESFEARPPEERLPPFSQVAPTVRNPTLARAMAELRKVVNALVAQYGKPRFIRIELARDLKRSRKDRQQFTDQRDRNTKSRDDARKRLLDRMGKAAGEQLNKPHNILKIRLAEECGWVCPFTGRGIEMETLVGDSPQFDIEHIIPYSKSLDNSYMNKTLCYHEENRHVKRNQTPYQAYHSTEQWEDIIARVKHFKGSAANAKLAKFLADKLPEMDEFAERQLSDTRYLSRAATDYLATLYGGRVDGDGKLRVQASPGRLTAILRRAWQLNRIGYGDPEDGDQKDRADHRHHAIDAFVVAVTTTATVHAANRAASRAESYYARDLLENIDLPWEGFDWKNLADAVDNIVVSSRVNRKLNGGLHKDTIYSKTYEVVDIKKPDTTKTVHHVRKPLEAMSLGEIEAIVDPAVRQAVLDKLERLGGDPKKAFADRNNHPYLTTKNKRLIPIHRARIQTSVTTIAIGRGSRQRRVAAGDNHHMEIAAVLDKQGTPKKWEGHIVSRFEAVRRHTAGEPVVRRDHGPGKKPVFSLANGEHVLLPGEGDTEPQILRVSVISGQQIEFVPHSDARPITIRKKIPGARIRASVDKLRQMGAMKIAISPLGKWTPAGD